One Flavobacteriales bacterium genomic region harbors:
- a CDS encoding gliding motility-associated C-terminal domain-containing protein has translation MKVPFYIFFIFFSLFCKAQTNLVPNGSFEDHSNCPFLQDQVTYCNFWQEANGCTADYVCTCSPSGNGVNSPFYWMGYQEAFHGSCYMGIGAYGDMEDGIDLLLTESIQTELTDSLLAFHKYRISLFVSLCNSSEFTIDNFGVLVSETRPNKPFECDTFSAYHPQLVVSYLTDTMNWVKQEAEFVAQGGEKWLTISRFDFNGPSQLAAVSTNTPVPFLNYAYYLVDSVTLIDITDLENLPDFQNVISPNNDGINDVFILPEYEFLFQENVVIYSRWGNEVAVLNSNNPFWPENTFTDQNVHSGTYFYVFSASTKEGKIIYKKGTLSVFR, from the coding sequence GTGAAAGTTCCTTTTTACATATTTTTTATTTTTTTTTCTCTTTTCTGTAAAGCGCAAACCAACTTGGTACCGAATGGCAGTTTTGAAGATCACTCCAATTGTCCATTTTTACAGGATCAAGTCACATATTGCAATTTTTGGCAAGAGGCAAATGGATGTACTGCGGATTACGTATGCACTTGTTCTCCTTCTGGTAATGGTGTGAATTCACCTTTTTACTGGATGGGATACCAGGAAGCTTTTCATGGAAGTTGTTATATGGGAATTGGGGCTTATGGGGATATGGAAGATGGGATAGATCTCTTATTAACTGAAAGTATTCAGACGGAACTAACAGACTCCCTTTTAGCCTTTCATAAATACAGAATCAGTCTTTTTGTTAGCCTTTGTAATAGTTCAGAATTTACAATTGATAACTTTGGCGTTCTTGTATCTGAAACCAGACCCAACAAACCTTTTGAGTGCGATACCTTTTCAGCATATCACCCACAATTGGTCGTCTCATATCTTACTGACACCATGAATTGGGTTAAACAAGAAGCGGAGTTCGTAGCCCAAGGGGGGGAAAAATGGCTTACCATATCAAGATTTGACTTTAACGGACCAAGTCAATTAGCTGCAGTCTCAACTAACACACCAGTACCTTTTTTAAATTATGCTTATTATCTTGTAGATAGTGTAACTCTAATTGACATAACAGATCTTGAAAATTTACCCGATTTTCAAAATGTTATTTCACCAAACAACGACGGAATAAATGATGTATTTATTTTACCTGAATACGAATTTTTGTTTCAGGAAAACGTAGTCATTTATTCACGCTGGGGAAATGAAGTTGCAGTTCTAAATAGCAACAATCCCTTTTGGCCCGAGAATACATTCACCGATCAAAACGTACACTCAGGTACCTATTTTTACGTATTTTCGGCAAGCACCAAAGAAGGAAAAATCATTTACAAAAAAGGAACACTTTCAGTATTCAGGTAA
- a CDS encoding glyoxalase has translation MDRHSALRSIIPALNLAEKESGVEERFQNQVLRPILKFQSDLLLIYMQHYLKNKDPQFCSRNKASKEEYIHQSLQKDHHLRAQICGMVLALFNDEEMQHYLQNSNAYNKRIIQMLSTRFHSQLQEFCV, from the coding sequence ATGGACCGCCATTCTGCCCTTCGTAGTATCATTCCCGCGTTAAACCTTGCCGAAAAAGAATCCGGTGTAGAGGAACGTTTTCAAAATCAGGTTTTGCGTCCGATACTCAAGTTTCAGTCGGACCTCCTGTTGATTTACATGCAGCATTATCTGAAGAACAAGGACCCTCAGTTTTGCAGCAGAAACAAAGCATCGAAAGAGGAATACATCCATCAATCGCTGCAAAAAGATCATCATTTACGTGCGCAGATTTGCGGCATGGTACTGGCTTTGTTCAATGATGAAGAAATGCAGCACTATTTACAAAACAGCAATGCGTATAATAAGCGGATCATCCAGATGTTAAGCACCCGTTTTCATTCGCAGCTTCAAGAATTTTGTGTATGA
- a CDS encoding four helix bundle protein — MEIELEKSLEKLLVWNKTRALRIRISQLVKRIPDQEKLRLSDQMIRCSRSISANIAEGYGRFHFQDSIRFYIIARGSLIELLDHLYVCIDENFITQETFNNFREEIYDCLKMLNGYIKYVRNQIKKKPPTT; from the coding sequence GTGGAAATCGAACTTGAAAAATCCCTTGAAAAATTATTGGTCTGGAATAAAACCAGAGCGCTGCGTATTCGTATTTCTCAATTGGTAAAGCGGATTCCAGATCAGGAGAAATTAAGATTATCCGATCAGATGATTCGTTGTTCTAGATCAATATCTGCAAATATTGCCGAAGGATATGGACGGTTTCACTTCCAGGATTCGATTCGCTTTTACATCATTGCAAGGGGATCATTAATTGAACTTTTAGATCATTTGTATGTTTGTATAGATGAAAATTTTATAACTCAAGAGACCTTCAACAATTTCCGCGAGGAAATTTATGATTGTTTAAAAATGCTAAATGGCTATATAAAATACGTTCGAAACCAAATAAAGAAAAAACCCCCAACCACATAA
- a CDS encoding GNAT family N-acetyltransferase, protein MSPLNIRPAEEKDLNAVHALICQLEEFDIPMDELSRIYLKNLKQETIYYYVAEEKNQVIGFVSMHIQFLLHHYAAVAEVQEICIHDSCRGKGYGKILLDFVKEKAKELDCDLIELCTNKKRSDAHRFYDREGWRQSHYKYTFPFRKEFL, encoded by the coding sequence ATGAGTCCACTGAACATCCGCCCCGCCGAAGAAAAAGATCTGAATGCAGTACACGCATTGATCTGCCAATTGGAAGAATTTGATATTCCCATGGATGAGTTAAGCAGGATTTACCTTAAAAACCTGAAACAGGAAACAATTTATTATTACGTGGCCGAAGAAAAGAATCAGGTAATTGGTTTTGTTAGTATGCATATCCAGTTCCTGCTGCATCATTATGCTGCGGTTGCCGAAGTGCAGGAGATTTGTATTCACGATTCCTGTCGCGGTAAAGGTTACGGAAAAATCCTGCTCGATTTTGTAAAGGAAAAAGCAAAGGAGTTGGATTGCGACCTCATCGAATTATGCACCAATAAAAAACGCAGCGATGCCCATCGTTTCTACGATCGCGAAGGATGGCGCCAAAGTCATTACAAATACACCTTTCCCTTTCGCAAGGAGTTTTTATAA
- the lpdA gene encoding dihydrolipoyl dehydrogenase, whose translation MSNYDVIIIGSGPGGYVSAIRCAQLGMKTALIERYNTLGGTCLNVGCIPSKALLDSSEHFHNATHTFTEHGIDVKDVKVNIKQMIARKNEVVKQTVGGIDFLMKKNKIDVYRGHGSFESKTQVSIKGDDGKVTTIEGKNIIIATGSKPSAFPGMEIDKKRVITSTEALNLTEVPKHLIVIGGGVIGLELGSVYARLGAKVSVIEFAPGIISTMDGTMGKELQKSLKKLGFEFYFQHKVLSAKGSAKEAVVVAEDSKGNKVEFKGDYCLVSVGRKPYTESLGLDKAGVQLDERGRVVVNDHLQTNVPHIYAIGDVVRGAMLAHKAEEEGVFVAEYIAGQKPHINYLLIPGVVYTWPEVASVGYTEEELKKDGKKYKVGQFPFKASGRARASMDTDGLVKVLADEQTDEILGVHMIGPRAADMIMEAVVAMEYRASAEDISRICHAHPTFTESLKEAALDATAKRALHI comes from the coding sequence ATGAGTAATTACGACGTTATCATTATCGGATCTGGTCCCGGCGGATATGTTTCTGCCATTCGCTGTGCGCAACTGGGTATGAAAACTGCATTGATTGAACGCTACAATACACTGGGCGGAACCTGTTTAAATGTGGGTTGTATTCCATCTAAAGCGCTGCTCGATTCTTCGGAACATTTTCATAATGCAACACATACTTTTACCGAGCATGGAATTGATGTGAAGGATGTAAAAGTGAACATCAAGCAAATGATTGCCCGTAAAAATGAAGTGGTGAAACAGACTGTTGGTGGTATTGATTTTCTGATGAAGAAAAATAAAATTGATGTGTATCGCGGACATGGTTCTTTCGAATCGAAAACGCAGGTTTCCATTAAAGGAGATGATGGTAAAGTAACCACTATCGAAGGGAAAAACATCATCATAGCTACCGGATCAAAACCTTCTGCATTTCCCGGAATGGAAATCGATAAAAAACGCGTGATCACTTCCACCGAAGCGTTAAATCTCACCGAAGTTCCCAAACACCTGATCGTTATTGGCGGTGGGGTAATCGGATTGGAATTAGGTTCGGTATATGCACGTTTGGGTGCAAAAGTTTCGGTAATTGAATTTGCTCCCGGAATTATTTCTACCATGGATGGTACAATGGGTAAAGAATTACAGAAGTCACTGAAAAAATTAGGTTTCGAATTTTATTTCCAGCATAAAGTACTCAGCGCAAAAGGCAGTGCTAAAGAAGCAGTTGTTGTTGCAGAAGACAGCAAAGGAAATAAAGTGGAATTTAAAGGGGATTATTGCCTGGTTTCAGTGGGAAGAAAACCTTATACCGAGAGCTTGGGTCTCGATAAAGCAGGTGTTCAATTAGACGAGCGTGGTCGCGTGGTAGTGAATGATCACTTGCAAACGAATGTCCCCCATATTTACGCCATTGGCGATGTGGTACGCGGTGCAATGCTGGCGCACAAAGCCGAAGAAGAAGGCGTGTTTGTGGCGGAATATATTGCCGGACAAAAACCGCATATCAATTACCTGCTTATTCCCGGTGTGGTTTATACCTGGCCGGAAGTAGCTTCAGTAGGTTATACCGAAGAGGAATTGAAAAAAGACGGAAAAAAATATAAGGTCGGTCAGTTCCCTTTCAAAGCTTCGGGTCGTGCCCGCGCTTCGATGGATACAGACGGACTTGTAAAAGTACTTGCCGACGAACAAACCGATGAAATCCTCGGTGTGCATATGATTGGTCCCCGCGCTGCCGATATGATTATGGAAGCTGTTGTGGCCATGGAATACCGCGCCTCCGCCGAAGACATATCCCGCATCTGCCACGCACACCCGACCTTCACCGAATCCCTCAAAGAAGCCGCCCTCGACGCCACCGCTAAGCGGGCATTGCATATTTAA
- the hemH gene encoding ferrochelatase, with product MKNAILLLNLGTPDSTKTSDVRKYLREFLMDGRVIDINPLGRWFLVNLIIAPFRGPKSAKEYKKLWTKDGSPLLLHGLKVKEALQKMVPENYTVEFAMRYQNPSMESVLERMSKANYDRIIILPMYPQNASSTTGSSLEKAMRIISKWWVIPEIRMISQYYDHPKYIDAFVARGREHDIASYDHVLFSFHGVPERHVDKVYTDNRPCSDHHCEEGITDENKFCYKATCYETAKRIAQRLEIKNYTVVFQSRLGKDPWLEPYADQTIIRLAQEGKKRLLVFSPAFVSDCLETTVEIGEAYQELFCEHGGEKLQLVNSLNDSPLWVECLKELALNP from the coding sequence ATGAAAAACGCAATATTACTACTCAACCTCGGAACACCCGATTCAACGAAAACATCAGACGTGCGAAAATACTTGCGCGAGTTTTTGATGGATGGTCGGGTGATTGATATTAATCCACTGGGAAGATGGTTTCTGGTGAATTTGATTATTGCACCCTTTCGCGGACCCAAATCGGCGAAGGAATATAAAAAGTTGTGGACCAAAGACGGATCTCCATTGTTGTTGCATGGATTAAAAGTGAAGGAAGCGTTACAGAAAATGGTTCCCGAAAATTACACGGTGGAGTTTGCCATGCGCTATCAGAATCCATCCATGGAGTCGGTGCTCGAACGAATGAGTAAAGCGAATTACGACCGCATCATTATCCTTCCGATGTATCCGCAGAATGCTTCTTCCACTACCGGATCATCACTCGAAAAAGCAATGCGCATCATCAGTAAATGGTGGGTGATTCCGGAAATAAGAATGATTAGTCAGTATTACGATCATCCCAAATACATCGATGCATTTGTTGCACGCGGCAGAGAACACGATATCGCTTCGTACGATCATGTATTATTCAGCTTTCACGGAGTGCCGGAGCGGCATGTGGATAAGGTGTATACCGATAACCGTCCGTGTAGCGACCACCATTGTGAAGAAGGAATTACCGACGAAAATAAATTTTGTTACAAAGCAACTTGTTACGAAACGGCAAAACGTATTGCACAACGATTGGAAATTAAAAATTATACTGTGGTTTTTCAGTCGCGCCTCGGTAAAGATCCATGGCTGGAGCCTTATGCCGATCAAACCATTATTCGTTTGGCTCAGGAAGGAAAAAAACGATTGCTGGTATTTTCTCCTGCCTTTGTTTCCGACTGCCTCGAAACAACCGTAGAAATCGGCGAAGCTTATCAAGAATTATTCTGCGAACACGGTGGTGAAAAATTACAATTGGTGAACAGTTTAAACGATTCGCCATTGTGGGTGGAATGTTTAAAAGAGCTGGCATTGAATCCATGA
- a CDS encoding gliding motility-associated C-terminal domain-containing protein, with product MNKLLIILLPLISSICYSQTYIDVTNQYIQNPSFEDYTACPQGNSFFPNQMWIDSVVGWYAPTHATSDYFNACNILANGIPSNNVTYQNSFDGVGYCGFLAYTLWSNNMWSEYVQTMLLQPLEPNVNYRFSMRINRANGYNFAVENIGANFSNGNMYNASVSPYNLTPTILNQTGFLTDTTDWVLVSGEFTANGNENYLTIGWFGDTITNDCAFFIPPEIDPMTGDSLYVTDTYYLVDSVKLYKIEYDFDDFNINIISPNGDNINDVMDFSIYKFVELDLVIFNRWGNVVWQSNGPNSKWDGKAMSGDKVAEGTYYYRLDGFDQNGGKIKKSGFVQVVR from the coding sequence TTGAACAAACTCTTAATTATATTACTTCCATTAATCAGTAGTATTTGCTACTCCCAAACTTATATTGACGTAACAAACCAATACATTCAAAACCCAAGTTTTGAAGATTATACCGCATGCCCTCAAGGAAACTCTTTCTTTCCAAATCAGATGTGGATTGATAGCGTTGTAGGTTGGTACGCTCCAACACATGCAACAAGTGATTATTTTAATGCATGTAATATCTTGGCAAATGGTATTCCGAGTAATAATGTTACATATCAAAACTCATTTGATGGCGTTGGATATTGTGGATTTTTGGCTTATACACTTTGGTCTAATAATATGTGGAGCGAATATGTCCAAACAATGCTTTTACAACCATTAGAGCCAAATGTGAATTATCGCTTTTCGATGAGAATTAATAGAGCCAATGGGTACAATTTTGCAGTAGAAAATATTGGAGCAAACTTCTCAAATGGCAATATGTATAACGCTAGTGTTTCACCGTACAATCTCACACCAACAATACTCAACCAAACAGGTTTTTTAACCGATACAACAGATTGGGTGTTGGTTTCAGGGGAATTTACTGCTAACGGCAATGAAAATTATTTAACGATTGGATGGTTTGGAGATACTATTACAAATGACTGCGCATTTTTTATCCCGCCAGAAATTGATCCAATGACTGGCGATTCTCTTTATGTAACGGATACATATTATTTAGTTGACAGTGTAAAACTGTACAAAATTGAATATGACTTTGATGATTTCAACATTAACATTATTAGTCCAAATGGAGATAACATAAATGATGTGATGGATTTTTCAATCTATAAATTTGTTGAATTAGATCTTGTTATTTTTAACAGATGGGGAAATGTTGTGTGGCAATCCAATGGCCCAAACTCAAAATGGGATGGAAAAGCAATGTCTGGTGATAAGGTTGCAGAAGGCACATATTATTACAGATTGGATGGATTTGATCAAAACGGAGGAAAAATAAAAAAAAGTGGTTTTGTTCAAGTAGTAAGGTAA
- a CDS encoding tryptophan-rich sensory protein, producing MIRSLLVYGFIHFSALAIGGIATSRGVREWYPTLQLAPWTPPGWFFGFAWTTIMVLLTILCAKTIPLNRLFQWGNPLITFYWIHLLLNIAWNYCFFWMRSPALGLIELSLFYFVLVVMSYYFIREWKASIFFLLPYLLWGLVALSLNTYIWIKN from the coding sequence ATGATCCGGTCGCTATTGGTTTACGGTTTTATTCATTTTTCCGCATTGGCCATTGGAGGAATTGCCACCTCGAGAGGAGTCCGCGAATGGTACCCTACGCTTCAATTGGCACCCTGGACACCACCCGGCTGGTTTTTCGGATTTGCCTGGACTACCATCATGGTATTGCTTACGATACTCTGCGCAAAAACAATTCCTTTAAATCGTCTCTTTCAATGGGGTAATCCGCTGATTACTTTTTACTGGATTCACCTGCTGCTAAACATAGCCTGGAACTATTGTTTCTTCTGGATGCGGTCTCCTGCATTGGGCTTAATTGAACTTTCACTTTTTTATTTCGTGTTGGTGGTGATGAGTTATTATTTTATCCGCGAATGGAAAGCGAGTATTTTCTTTCTGCTCCCCTACCTCCTCTGGGGCCTCGTCGCCCTCAGCCTCAACACCTACATCTGGATAAAAAACTAA